From Tachypleus tridentatus isolate NWPU-2018 chromosome 8, ASM421037v1, whole genome shotgun sequence, a single genomic window includes:
- the LOC143258656 gene encoding uncharacterized protein LOC143258656 isoform X1 yields MAIVEERGLASFVYAYLKEQNQEIAEAFRRKTNSIPPAPDSPCLQDIFRHFLRSAPENVKCKLAEVQNADTPVKKRKTQEPSSDDSSDDSAPGSKNEPQQKKVVLSSKAKSSSSSSSSSESDEETIENSSKKIVKENKLAKKKQSPSQSKALATKLCNSSSSDSESNTNKTSTSNQTSTVLREKHSISNSSSNTSSDSKKTKSQSTELKKVGKESLVQTTKINKITNNSDTSTSESESEDGKINTKKNTSKTTQPQVKPCSTQKTTNSLSEIKTPQNLKKDSSSDTSSSDSEDEKASSDKKNVSSKTLPCIKSSNTQKTVNTLSQVKPSQDVKNDSSSDTSSSDSESEDEKAPKKNVSSNTTSQVKSPCTWKTTNGLSEIKTPQNVKKGSSSDTSSSESEDEKSSKKNFSTKAPAEIKSSNTENMANTLSQIKTPQNQKKDSSSDTSSSESESEDEKAPKKNVSSKTPPQVKSFNTQKTANTLSQVKTQNQKKDSSSDTSSSESESEDEKAPKKNVSSKTPPQVKSFNTQKTANTLSQVKTPQNQKKDSSSDTTSSESEDEKALKKNVSSKTPPQVKSPNTQKTANTLSQVKTQNQKKDSSSDTSSSESESEDEKAPKKNVSSKTPPQVKSPNTQKTANTLSQVKSQNQKKDSSSDTSSSESESEDEKTSKKNVSSKTPPQVKSPNTQKTANTLSQVKTQNQKKDSSSDTSSSESESEDEKAPKKNVSSKTPPQMKSLNTQKTANTLSQVKTPQNQKDGSSDTSSSESESEDEKASKKNISSKTQPQVKSPNTQKTANTLSQVKTQNQKKDSSSDTSSSESESEDEKASKKNVSSKTPPQVKSPNTQKTANTLSQVKTPQNQKDSSSDTSSSESEDEKASKKKFSSKTPPQVKSPNTQKTANTLSQVKTQNQKKDSSSDTSSSESEDEKAPKKNVSSKTPPQVKSPNTQKTANTLSQVKTQNQKKDSSSDTSSSESEDEKAPKKNVSSKTPPQVKSPNTQKTANTLSQVKTPQNQKDSSSDTSSSESESEDEKAPVDNKNVSNKIPPQLKSPNTRKTTNTFSQVRAPQNQKESSSDTSSSESEDEKQKTGSGYTMNQNVSAIEKQEFSKECSSDSSSESVKESINKNKTTKSVNLAGKKRGISATQEVKEKSESSSSSSEEEPKKIVKSCPNVKAQPPEKNARKTANSNSESSDSEMEVDNSKKKPSSDKTNKLLSKNEASSSDSSESEKEKETKSLSKHLAQQNVNLVQKQELGNSNNKESLVGQKRKTLWTGDTSVGKKPRLAASVEGINETDTFQENTSNNEEKEKSTPFRRVNSENVQVPTKFKDNSFEAKKGAKGSWGERANNVLKNVRGKDFRHEKTKKKRGSYRGGNISTEVHSIRFED; encoded by the exons ATGGCGATAGTCGAGGAACGTGGTCTTGCATCTTTTGTATATGCGTACTTAAAGGAACAAAATCAAGAAATAGCTGAAGCTTTTAGGAGAAAAACAAACTCg ATACCCCCTGCTCCAGATTCTCCATGTCTTCAAGACATTTTCCGTCACTTTTTAAG ATCTGCACCTGAAAATGTGAAATGTAAATTAGCTGAGGTACAGAATGCAGACACTCctgttaagaaaagaaaaacacaagaaCCAAGTTCAG ATGATTCAAGTGATGATAGTGCACCAGGTAGCAAGAATGAACCTCAACAAAAGAAGGTTGTGTTAAGTTCAAAAGCTAAATCATCATCATCTTCATCCAGTTCTTCTGAAAGTGATGAAGAAACAATTGAAAACTCCAGTAAGAAAAttgtaaaggaaaataaattGGCAAAGAAAAAACAATCACCATCACAAAGTAAAGCTTTAGCAACAAAATTGTGTAACAGTTCATCGTCTGACTCGGAAAGCAACACAAATAAAACTTCTACTTCCAACCAGACAAGTACAGTTCTTAGAGAAAAACACAGTATTAGTAATTCTAGTTCAAACACCAGCTCCGATTCAAAAAAGACTAAATCTCAGTCAACTGAACTGAAAAAAGTAGGAAAAGAATCTTTAGTCCAGACTACAAAGatcaataaaataactaataattctGATACATCAACTTCTGAGTCAGAATCTGAAGATGGAAAAATTAATACCAAGAAAAATACTTCTAAAACAACACAGCCTCAGGTAAAACCATGTAGCacacagaaaacaacaaatagtttatcagaaataaaaactCCACAGAATCTGAAGAAAGATAGTAGTAGTGATACATCAAGCTCAGATTCTGAAGATGAAAAAGCTTCATCTGATAAGAAAAATGTTTCTAGCAAAACATTACCTTGCATAAAATCAtctaatacacagaaaacagtaAATACATTATCACAAGTAAAACCTTCACAGGATGTGAAGAATGATAGTAGTTCTGATACATCTAGCTCAGATTCAGAATCAGAAGATGAAAAGGCTCCTAAgaaaaatgtttctagcaacacAACATCTCAAGTGAAATCACCTTGCACATGGAAAACAACAAATGgtttatcagaaataaaaactCCACAGAATGTGAAGAAAGGTAGCAGTTCTGATACTTCAAGCTCAGAATCTGAAGATGAAAAGAGTTCTAAGAAAAATTTTTCTACCAAAGCACCAGCTGAAATAAAATCCTCAAACACAGAGAACATGGCAAATACATTATCACAAATAAAAACTCCTCAGAATCAGAAGAAGGATAGCAGTTCTGATACTTCAAGCTCAGAGTCAGAATCCGAAGATGAAAAGGCTCCTAAGAAAAATGTTTCTAGCAAAACACCACCTCAAGTGAAATcatttaatacacagaaaacagcAAATACATTATCACAAGTAAAAACTCAGAATCAGAAGAAGGATAGTAGTTCTGATACTTCAAGCTCAGAGTCAGAATCTGAAGATGAAAAGGCTCCTAAGAAAAATGTTTCTAGCAAAACACCACCTCAAGTGAAATcatttaatacacagaaaacagcAAATACATTATCACAAGTAAAAACTCCTCAGAATCAGAAGAAGGATAGTAGTTCTGATACAACAAGCTCAGAATCTGAAGATGAAAAGGCTCTTAAGAAAAATGTTTCTAGCAAAACACCACCTCAAGTGAAATCACCTAATACACAGAAAACAGCAAATACATTATCACAAGTAAAAACTCAGAATCAGAAGAAGGATAGTAGTTCTGATACTTCAAGCTCAGAGTCAGAATCTGAAGATGAAAAGGCTCCTAAGAAAAATGTTTCTAGCAAAACACCACCTCAAGTGAAATCACCTAATACACAGAAAACAGCAAATACATTATCACAAGTAAAATCTCAGAATCAGAAGAAGGATAGTAGTTCTGATACTTCAAGCTCAGAGTCAGAATCTGAAGATGAAAAGACTTCTAAGAAAAATGTTTCTAGCAAAACACCACCTCAAGTGAAATCACCTAATACACAGAAAACAGCAAATACATTATCACAAGTAAAAACTCAGAATCAGAAGAAGGATAGTAGTTCTGATACTTCAAGCTCAGAGTCAGAATCTGAAGATGAAAAGGCTCCTAAGAAAAATGTTTCTAGCAAAACACCACCTCAAATGAAATCacttaatacacagaaaacagcAAATACATTATCACAAGTAAAAACTCCTCAGAATCAGAAGGATGGCAGTTCTGATACTTCAAGCTCAGAGTCAGAATCTGAAGATGAAAAGGCttctaagaaaaatatttctagCAAAACACAACCTCAAGTGAAATCACCTAATACACAGAAAACAGCAAATACATTATCACAAGTAAAAACTCAGAATCAGAAGAAGGATAGTAGTTCTGATACTTCAAGCTCAGAGTCAGAATCTGAAGATGAAAAGGCTTCTAAGAAAAATGTTTCTAGCAAAACACCACCTCAAGTGAAATCACCTAATACACAGAAAACAGCAAATACATTATCACAAGTAAAAACTCCTCAGAATCAGAAGGATAGTAGTTCTGATACTTCAAGCTCAGAATCTGAAGATGAAAAAGCTTCTAAGAAAAAATTTTCTAGCAAAACACCACCTCAAGTGAAATCACCTAATACACAGAAAACAGCAAATACATTATCACAAGTAAAAACTCAGAATCAGAAGAAGGATAGTAGTTCTGATACTTCAAGCTCAGAATCTGAAGATGAAAAGGCTCCTAAGAAAAATGTTTCTAGCAAAACACCACCTCAAGTGAAATCACCTAATACACAGAAAACAGCAAATACATTATCACAAGTAAAAACTCAGAATCAGAAGAAGGATAGTAGTTCTGATACTTCAAGCTCAGAATCTGAAGATGAAAAGGCTCCTAAGAAAAATGTTTCTAGCAAAACACCACCTCAAGTGAAATCACCTAATACACAGAAAACAGCAAATACATTATCACAAGTAAAAACTCCTCAGAATCAGAAGGATAGTAGTTCTGATACTTCAAGCTCAGAGTCAGAATCTGAAGATGAAAAGGCTCCAGttgataacaaaaatgtttctaataaaatacCACCTCAGTTAAAATCACCGAACACACGGAAAACAACGAATACATTCTCCCAAGTAAGAGCTCCACAGAATCAGAAGGAAAGCAGTTCTGATACATCAAGCTCAGAATCTGAAGATGAAAAGCAAAAAACTGGATCGGGTTATACTATGAATCAGAATGTGAGTGCAATTGAGAAGCAAGAGTTTAGTAAAGAATGTTCATCAGATTCTTCCTCTGAGTCTGTGaaagaaagtattaataaaaataaaactacaaagtcTGTGAATTTGGCAGGTAAAAAGAGGGGGATATCTGCTACACAGGAAGTGAAAGAGAAAAGtgaatcatcatcatcatcatctgaaGAAGAaccaaaaaaaattgtaaaatcctGTCCTAATGTCAAAGCTCAGCCACCTGAAAAGAATGCAAGAAAAACAGCCAATTCAAATTCTGAATCTTCAGATAGTGAAATGGAAGTAGATAACAGCAAAAAGAAACCTAGCTctgataaaacaaacaagctcttatCTAAAAATGAAGCTAGTTCATCAGATTCTTCAGAATCTGAAAAGGAGAAAGAAACAAAGTCTCTGAGCAAGCATTTAGCACAGCAAAATGTAAATTTAGTGCAGAAACAAGAGTTGggtaacagtaataataaagagTCCTTGGTTGGCCAAAAAAGAAAAACTCTGTGGACTGGTGATACTTCTGTAGGAAAGAAACCAAGGCTAGCAGCTTCAGTTGAAGGTATAAACGAAACTGACACATTCCAGGAAAATACATCAAATAATGAGGAAAAAGAG AAAAGCACACCTTTCCGCAGAGTAAACTCTGAGAATGTTCAAGTTCCTACAAAGTTCAAGGATAATTCTTTTGAAGCCAAG aAAGGAGCCAAGGGATCATGGGGAGAGAGGGCAAACAATGTGTTAAAGAATGTGAGAGGCAAGGATTTTCGGCAcgagaagacaaaaaaaaagcgAGGAAGTTATCGAGGTGGCAATATTAGTACTGAAGTTCATTCAATAAGATTTGAAGACTAA
- the LOC143258656 gene encoding uncharacterized protein LOC143258656 isoform X2 gives MAIVEERGLASFVYAYLKEQNQEIAEAFRRKTNSIPPAPDSPCLQDIFRHFLRSAPENVKCKLAEVQNADTPVKKRKTQEPSSDDSSDDSAPGSKNEPQQKKVVLSSKAKSSSSSSSSSESDEETIENSSKKIVKENKLAKKKQSPSQSKALATKLCNSSSSDSESNTNKTSTSNQTSTVLREKHSISNSSSNTSSDSKKTKSQSTELKKVGKESLVQTTKINKITNNSDTSTSESESEDGKINTKKNTSKTTQPQVKPCSTQKTTNSLSEIKTPQNLKKDSSSDTSSSDSEDEKASSDKKNVSSKTLPCIKSSNTQKTVNTLSQVKPSQDVKNDSSSDTSSSDSESEDEKAPKKNVSSNTTSQVKSPCTWKTTNGLSEIKTPQNVKKGSSSDTSSSESEDEKSSKKNFSTKAPAEIKSSNTENMANTLSQIKTPQNQKKDSSSDTSSSESESEDEKAPKKNVSSKTPPQVKSFNTQKTANTLSQVKTQNQKKDSSSDTSSSESESEDEKAPKKNVSSKTPPQVKSPNTQKTANTLSQVKTQNQKKDSSSDTSSSESESEDEKAPKKNVSSKTPPQVKSPNTQKTANTLSQVKSQNQKKDSSSDTSSSESESEDEKTSKKNVSSKTPPQVKSPNTQKTANTLSQVKTQNQKKDSSSDTSSSESESEDEKAPKKNVSSKTPPQMKSLNTQKTANTLSQVKTPQNQKDGSSDTSSSESESEDEKASKKNISSKTQPQVKSPNTQKTANTLSQVKTQNQKKDSSSDTSSSESESEDEKASKKNVSSKTPPQVKSPNTQKTANTLSQVKTPQNQKDSSSDTSSSESEDEKASKKKFSSKTPPQVKSPNTQKTANTLSQVKTQNQKKDSSSDTSSSESEDEKAPKKNVSSKTPPQVKSPNTQKTANTLSQVKTQNQKKDSSSDTSSSESEDEKAPKKNVSSKTPPQVKSPNTQKTANTLSQVKTPQNQKDSSSDTSSSESESEDEKAPVDNKNVSNKIPPQLKSPNTRKTTNTFSQVRAPQNQKESSSDTSSSESEDEKQKTGSGYTMNQNVSAIEKQEFSKECSSDSSSESVKESINKNKTTKSVNLAGKKRGISATQEVKEKSESSSSSSEEEPKKIVKSCPNVKAQPPEKNARKTANSNSESSDSEMEVDNSKKKPSSDKTNKLLSKNEASSSDSSESEKEKETKSLSKHLAQQNVNLVQKQELGNSNNKESLVGQKRKTLWTGDTSVGKKPRLAASVEGINETDTFQENTSNNEEKEKSTPFRRVNSENVQVPTKFKDNSFEAKKGAKGSWGERANNVLKNVRGKDFRHEKTKKKRGSYRGGNISTEVHSIRFED, from the exons ATGGCGATAGTCGAGGAACGTGGTCTTGCATCTTTTGTATATGCGTACTTAAAGGAACAAAATCAAGAAATAGCTGAAGCTTTTAGGAGAAAAACAAACTCg ATACCCCCTGCTCCAGATTCTCCATGTCTTCAAGACATTTTCCGTCACTTTTTAAG ATCTGCACCTGAAAATGTGAAATGTAAATTAGCTGAGGTACAGAATGCAGACACTCctgttaagaaaagaaaaacacaagaaCCAAGTTCAG ATGATTCAAGTGATGATAGTGCACCAGGTAGCAAGAATGAACCTCAACAAAAGAAGGTTGTGTTAAGTTCAAAAGCTAAATCATCATCATCTTCATCCAGTTCTTCTGAAAGTGATGAAGAAACAATTGAAAACTCCAGTAAGAAAAttgtaaaggaaaataaattGGCAAAGAAAAAACAATCACCATCACAAAGTAAAGCTTTAGCAACAAAATTGTGTAACAGTTCATCGTCTGACTCGGAAAGCAACACAAATAAAACTTCTACTTCCAACCAGACAAGTACAGTTCTTAGAGAAAAACACAGTATTAGTAATTCTAGTTCAAACACCAGCTCCGATTCAAAAAAGACTAAATCTCAGTCAACTGAACTGAAAAAAGTAGGAAAAGAATCTTTAGTCCAGACTACAAAGatcaataaaataactaataattctGATACATCAACTTCTGAGTCAGAATCTGAAGATGGAAAAATTAATACCAAGAAAAATACTTCTAAAACAACACAGCCTCAGGTAAAACCATGTAGCacacagaaaacaacaaatagtttatcagaaataaaaactCCACAGAATCTGAAGAAAGATAGTAGTAGTGATACATCAAGCTCAGATTCTGAAGATGAAAAAGCTTCATCTGATAAGAAAAATGTTTCTAGCAAAACATTACCTTGCATAAAATCAtctaatacacagaaaacagtaAATACATTATCACAAGTAAAACCTTCACAGGATGTGAAGAATGATAGTAGTTCTGATACATCTAGCTCAGATTCAGAATCAGAAGATGAAAAGGCTCCTAAgaaaaatgtttctagcaacacAACATCTCAAGTGAAATCACCTTGCACATGGAAAACAACAAATGgtttatcagaaataaaaactCCACAGAATGTGAAGAAAGGTAGCAGTTCTGATACTTCAAGCTCAGAATCTGAAGATGAAAAGAGTTCTAAGAAAAATTTTTCTACCAAAGCACCAGCTGAAATAAAATCCTCAAACACAGAGAACATGGCAAATACATTATCACAAATAAAAACTCCTCAGAATCAGAAGAAGGATAGCAGTTCTGATACTTCAAGCTCAGAGTCAGAATCCGAAGATGAAAAGGCTCCTAAGAAAAATGTTTCTAGCAAAACACCACCTCAAGTGAAATcatttaatacacagaaaacagcAAATACATTATCACAAGTAAAAACTCAGAATCAGAAGAAGGATAGTAGTTCTGATACTTCAAGCTCAGAGTCAGAATCTGAAGATGAAAAGGCTCCTAAGAAAAATGTTTCTAGCAAAACACCAC CTCAAGTGAAATCACCTAATACACAGAAAACAGCAAATACATTATCACAAGTAAAAACTCAGAATCAGAAGAAGGATAGTAGTTCTGATACTTCAAGCTCAGAGTCAGAATCTGAAGATGAAAAGGCTCCTAAGAAAAATGTTTCTAGCAAAACACCACCTCAAGTGAAATCACCTAATACACAGAAAACAGCAAATACATTATCACAAGTAAAATCTCAGAATCAGAAGAAGGATAGTAGTTCTGATACTTCAAGCTCAGAGTCAGAATCTGAAGATGAAAAGACTTCTAAGAAAAATGTTTCTAGCAAAACACCACCTCAAGTGAAATCACCTAATACACAGAAAACAGCAAATACATTATCACAAGTAAAAACTCAGAATCAGAAGAAGGATAGTAGTTCTGATACTTCAAGCTCAGAGTCAGAATCTGAAGATGAAAAGGCTCCTAAGAAAAATGTTTCTAGCAAAACACCACCTCAAATGAAATCacttaatacacagaaaacagcAAATACATTATCACAAGTAAAAACTCCTCAGAATCAGAAGGATGGCAGTTCTGATACTTCAAGCTCAGAGTCAGAATCTGAAGATGAAAAGGCttctaagaaaaatatttctagCAAAACACAACCTCAAGTGAAATCACCTAATACACAGAAAACAGCAAATACATTATCACAAGTAAAAACTCAGAATCAGAAGAAGGATAGTAGTTCTGATACTTCAAGCTCAGAGTCAGAATCTGAAGATGAAAAGGCTTCTAAGAAAAATGTTTCTAGCAAAACACCACCTCAAGTGAAATCACCTAATACACAGAAAACAGCAAATACATTATCACAAGTAAAAACTCCTCAGAATCAGAAGGATAGTAGTTCTGATACTTCAAGCTCAGAATCTGAAGATGAAAAAGCTTCTAAGAAAAAATTTTCTAGCAAAACACCACCTCAAGTGAAATCACCTAATACACAGAAAACAGCAAATACATTATCACAAGTAAAAACTCAGAATCAGAAGAAGGATAGTAGTTCTGATACTTCAAGCTCAGAATCTGAAGATGAAAAGGCTCCTAAGAAAAATGTTTCTAGCAAAACACCACCTCAAGTGAAATCACCTAATACACAGAAAACAGCAAATACATTATCACAAGTAAAAACTCAGAATCAGAAGAAGGATAGTAGTTCTGATACTTCAAGCTCAGAATCTGAAGATGAAAAGGCTCCTAAGAAAAATGTTTCTAGCAAAACACCACCTCAAGTGAAATCACCTAATACACAGAAAACAGCAAATACATTATCACAAGTAAAAACTCCTCAGAATCAGAAGGATAGTAGTTCTGATACTTCAAGCTCAGAGTCAGAATCTGAAGATGAAAAGGCTCCAGttgataacaaaaatgtttctaataaaatacCACCTCAGTTAAAATCACCGAACACACGGAAAACAACGAATACATTCTCCCAAGTAAGAGCTCCACAGAATCAGAAGGAAAGCAGTTCTGATACATCAAGCTCAGAATCTGAAGATGAAAAGCAAAAAACTGGATCGGGTTATACTATGAATCAGAATGTGAGTGCAATTGAGAAGCAAGAGTTTAGTAAAGAATGTTCATCAGATTCTTCCTCTGAGTCTGTGaaagaaagtattaataaaaataaaactacaaagtcTGTGAATTTGGCAGGTAAAAAGAGGGGGATATCTGCTACACAGGAAGTGAAAGAGAAAAGtgaatcatcatcatcatcatctgaaGAAGAaccaaaaaaaattgtaaaatcctGTCCTAATGTCAAAGCTCAGCCACCTGAAAAGAATGCAAGAAAAACAGCCAATTCAAATTCTGAATCTTCAGATAGTGAAATGGAAGTAGATAACAGCAAAAAGAAACCTAGCTctgataaaacaaacaagctcttatCTAAAAATGAAGCTAGTTCATCAGATTCTTCAGAATCTGAAAAGGAGAAAGAAACAAAGTCTCTGAGCAAGCATTTAGCACAGCAAAATGTAAATTTAGTGCAGAAACAAGAGTTGggtaacagtaataataaagagTCCTTGGTTGGCCAAAAAAGAAAAACTCTGTGGACTGGTGATACTTCTGTAGGAAAGAAACCAAGGCTAGCAGCTTCAGTTGAAGGTATAAACGAAACTGACACATTCCAGGAAAATACATCAAATAATGAGGAAAAAGAG AAAAGCACACCTTTCCGCAGAGTAAACTCTGAGAATGTTCAAGTTCCTACAAAGTTCAAGGATAATTCTTTTGAAGCCAAG aAAGGAGCCAAGGGATCATGGGGAGAGAGGGCAAACAATGTGTTAAAGAATGTGAGAGGCAAGGATTTTCGGCAcgagaagacaaaaaaaaagcgAGGAAGTTATCGAGGTGGCAATATTAGTACTGAAGTTCATTCAATAAGATTTGAAGACTAA